The genomic DNA GGTCGGCCGCGACGCGGCGGGCGCCGAGCGCGTCGCGGCGGAGAACGGCTTCGCCGGCTGGCGCGCCGCGGACGTGACGCGGCCCGACGCAGTCGCGGCCGCCCTGGCCGATATTCCCCGCGTCGATCACCTCGCGCTCCTGGCCGGCACCTTCGTGGCCGGCAAGATCCGCGAGGCCGAGGTCGACCACTTGAAGCGGGCCTTCGACGAGCGGATCTGGGCCGCGGTTCACGCCCTGCGCGCCCTCGGCGACCGGCTGGCCGGCGACGGATCGGTCACGCTCATCTCCGGCGCCCTGGCGGACCGCCCGAGCGCCCAGGGGACCGCCGTGCTGGCGGCGGCGTCGGCCGCGATGGAGGCCTTCGCCCGCGGCCTTGCCCTCGAACTCGCACCGGTGCGGGTGAACGCGCTCTCGCCGGGCACCACCGACACCCCGCTCCTGGCCCGCACGCTCGGCGCCCACCGCGACGCCTACGTGGCCGGGCTCACCGAGAGGCTGCCGCAGCGACGCCTCGGCACCGCCGAGGAGGCCGGCGCAGCCGTCGTCTTCCTGATGGGCAACGGCTTCATGAACGGCGAGACCCTCCACATCGACGGCGGCGGCCGCCTGATCTGAGCGGCCGATCGCCCACTTCAAAGGAGAAGCGCGATGTCCGACATCACGGCGGCCGTACCGGCGGCGGAGCCCGACCACGACCGGCTGCTGCGTGCCAACCTGGAACGGATCTTCAACGAGCGGGACGCCGTCGTGCGGGCGGCCGCCCTGGACCAGCTCTACGTGGCCGAGCCGATCCTGTTCGAGCCGGACAATGTCGTGCGCGGGCGGGCGGCCATCGGCGCGGTCGCCGGGGCGCTCCTGGACCG from Methylobacterium radiotolerans JCM 2831 includes the following:
- a CDS encoding SDR family oxidoreductase, with translation MFPALSSTLQDRSVVVFGGTLGIGLAAARQAKAAGAAVIVVGRDAAGAERVAAENGFAGWRAADVTRPDAVAAALADIPRVDHLALLAGTFVAGKIREAEVDHLKRAFDERIWAAVHALRALGDRLAGDGSVTLISGALADRPSAQGTAVLAAASAAMEAFARGLALELAPVRVNALSPGTTDTPLLARTLGAHRDAYVAGLTERLPQRRLGTAEEAGAAVVFLMGNGFMNGETLHIDGGGRLI
- a CDS encoding nuclear transport factor 2 family protein, which produces MSDITAAVPAAEPDHDRLLRANLERIFNERDAVVRAAALDQLYVAEPILFEPDNVVRGRAAIGAVAGALLDRFGPTFRFRPVGRAVGHHGMGSLRWEAGPEGGPIAVTGTDVAEIVDGRIGRLWVLLDPPVA